In a single window of the Mesorhizobium shangrilense genome:
- a CDS encoding ABC transporter ATP-binding protein, with product MTDRQSILEVRDLTAEIATRREVVQAVRGISFDIGRGESVGFVGESGCGKSVTARAVMRLAAEGTRISLGGSVRFDGKDILRLDEAAMRDIRGRRIAMVFQDPMTSLNPVMTIGSQIDDMLRRHTALTGRAVRERTIDLLDQVGIVAPARRADDHPHQFSGGMRQRVLIAMAISCDPDLLIADEPTTALDVTVQAQILRLLMRLREERGMSLMLITHDFGVVAGMVEKVNVMYRGEIVETGGVEEILTHPNHEYTRALLEAVPRLDTARRRQ from the coding sequence TTGACCGATCGGCAGTCCATACTCGAAGTGCGCGATCTGACGGCTGAGATCGCGACCCGCCGGGAAGTGGTCCAGGCGGTTCGTGGCATCTCGTTCGACATCGGCCGGGGCGAGTCGGTCGGTTTTGTCGGCGAATCCGGCTGCGGCAAGAGCGTCACCGCCCGGGCGGTTATGCGCCTCGCCGCCGAAGGGACCAGGATCTCGCTGGGCGGATCGGTGCGTTTCGACGGCAAGGACATCCTGCGGCTGGACGAGGCGGCGATGCGCGACATCCGCGGACGCCGCATCGCAATGGTCTTCCAGGATCCGATGACATCGCTCAATCCGGTGATGACCATAGGCTCGCAGATCGACGACATGCTGCGGCGGCACACGGCATTGACCGGCCGGGCCGTGCGCGAGCGCACGATCGACCTCCTGGACCAGGTGGGCATCGTGGCGCCAGCGCGCCGCGCCGACGACCATCCCCATCAATTCTCGGGCGGGATGCGCCAGCGCGTGCTGATTGCAATGGCTATCTCGTGCGACCCGGATCTGTTGATCGCCGACGAACCCACGACCGCCCTGGACGTGACGGTGCAGGCGCAGATCCTGCGCCTGCTGATGCGGCTCAGGGAGGAGCGGGGCATGTCGCTCATGCTGATCACGCACGATTTCGGCGTCGTGGCCGGCATGGTGGAGAAGGTGAACGTTATGTATCGCGGCGAGATCGTGGAGACCGGCGGGGTAGAGGAAATCCTCACCCACCCGAACCACGAGTATACGCGGGCGCTGCTCGAGGCGGTGCCACGTCTCGACACCGCCCGGCGGCGCCAGTGA